One region of Candidatus Polarisedimenticolaceae bacterium genomic DNA includes:
- a CDS encoding serine/threonine-protein kinase, with product MEPQAKVPSPMQVDTLGRYRIDKELGRGAMGRVFLAYDPTIDRRVAIKTIQIFAALPAAERDAARERFLREARAAGKLLHPGIVTVFDVGEAEGVPYLAMEYVQGRTLDAFCRPDALLPVPTVVALVAGAAEALAFAHKNGIVHRDVKPGNLMRVGDSGIKVMDFGLAKGPASSMTHDGALLGTPNYMSPEQIRGETLDGRSDLFSLAVVLYELLTGEKPFSGDSVSSVLYRIVHEPPRAADLHLERVPPPLAAFLARALSKAPDARFQDGAAFVAALRRAGAAADEAPLAHRPASSGDAAAVTERASQKAPRRWPYMVGAAVVIAGVGLLVLGLPGRRAPVVPASHATVRTEPPGGTVLFDGKPVDQSGLSFPAGGPFGLLTATLGCREVKHRLEAADAGREIVLAADPLQAEITVDPGAPGARVRVNGREAGNAPITVTLDLCRENTIEAGAVNFRSAEATIRAQATPLEARNAAAAMRLEPLPMGRLSIPAAVARLHVTVDGQPTRAGNAPMEIPAGRHAVRAVDDERFLDVAADVDVPEGGTVEAPLAVPAMARLVVQTFPPNCRVELRRSGAAWRAIGEAPLRRDVAPGRYDVRVAPPEGGEPHEESVSVRAGDNPPVRISFGRPAR from the coding sequence GTGGAACCCCAAGCGAAGGTGCCCTCGCCGATGCAGGTGGATACTCTCGGACGTTACCGCATCGACAAAGAGCTCGGTCGCGGGGCGATGGGGCGCGTCTTCCTCGCCTACGACCCGACGATCGACCGCCGCGTCGCGATCAAGACGATCCAGATCTTCGCCGCGCTCCCGGCGGCCGAGCGCGACGCCGCGCGCGAGCGCTTCCTCAGGGAGGCTCGCGCCGCCGGGAAGCTCCTCCACCCCGGCATCGTCACCGTCTTCGACGTCGGCGAAGCGGAGGGAGTTCCTTATCTCGCCATGGAGTACGTGCAGGGCCGCACGCTCGACGCGTTCTGCCGGCCGGACGCGTTGCTGCCGGTGCCGACCGTCGTCGCGCTCGTGGCCGGGGCCGCCGAGGCCCTCGCGTTCGCCCACAAGAACGGCATCGTCCATCGTGACGTCAAGCCCGGCAACCTCATGCGGGTCGGCGACTCCGGCATCAAGGTCATGGACTTCGGGCTCGCGAAGGGACCGGCGTCGTCGATGACCCACGACGGTGCGCTCCTCGGAACTCCGAACTACATGTCCCCCGAGCAGATTCGCGGGGAGACGCTCGACGGCCGGTCGGACCTCTTCTCGCTGGCCGTCGTGCTCTACGAGCTCCTCACGGGGGAGAAGCCGTTCTCCGGCGATTCCGTCTCCTCCGTTCTCTACCGCATCGTCCACGAGCCGCCGCGTGCGGCCGACCTGCACCTGGAGCGCGTGCCGCCGCCGCTCGCCGCATTCCTCGCGCGAGCCCTCTCCAAGGCTCCCGACGCGCGGTTCCAGGACGGGGCCGCCTTCGTCGCCGCGCTCCGGCGCGCGGGAGCCGCTGCCGACGAGGCGCCGCTCGCGCATCGGCCCGCATCGAGCGGCGACGCGGCCGCCGTGACCGAGCGCGCGAGCCAGAAGGCCCCCCGGCGCTGGCCGTACATGGTGGGAGCGGCCGTGGTGATCGCGGGCGTCGGCCTCCTCGTCCTCGGGCTTCCCGGTCGCCGCGCTCCCGTCGTTCCGGCATCGCACGCGACCGTGCGGACGGAGCCTCCGGGGGGAACGGTCCTCTTCGACGGGAAGCCGGTCGATCAGTCCGGCCTGAGCTTTCCTGCGGGCGGCCCCTTCGGCCTGCTCACGGCGACGCTGGGCTGCCGCGAGGTGAAGCACCGGCTGGAAGCCGCGGACGCGGGGAGGGAGATCGTGCTCGCCGCCGATCCGCTCCAGGCGGAGATCACGGTCGATCCGGGAGCGCCCGGGGCGCGCGTGCGCGTCAACGGACGAGAAGCGGGCAACGCTCCGATCACCGTCACCCTCGACCTCTGCCGCGAGAACACGATCGAGGCGGGTGCCGTGAACTTCCGCTCCGCGGAGGCGACGATCCGCGCGCAGGCGACGCCTCTCGAGGCGCGCAACGCCGCGGCGGCGATGAGGCTCGAGCCTCTACCGATGGGGCGGCTCTCGATCCCGGCGGCGGTCGCCCGGCTTCACGTCACGGTTGACGGTCAGCCGACGCGCGCCGGAAACGCGCCGATGGAGATCCCGGCAGGCCGGCACGCGGTCCGGGCGGTCGACGACGAGCGTTTCCTCGACGTCGCCGCGGACGTCGACGTTCCGGAAGGGGGCACGGTCGAAGCGCCGCTCGCCGTGCCGGCGATGGCGCGGCTCGTCGTCCAGACGTTTCCACCGAACTGCCGCGTCGAGCTTCGACGCAGCGGCGCCGCCTGGAGAGCGATCGGTGAAGCGCCGCTGCGCCGGGACGTCGCTCCGGGCCGCTACGACGTGCGCGTCGCACCGCCCGAGGGAGGCGAGCCGCACGAGGAATCGGTGAGCGTTCGCGCGGGCGACAACCCGCCGGTGAGGATCTCCTTCGGACGGCCGGCGCGTTGA
- the aroB gene encoding 3-dehydroquinate synthase — translation MIDAFRSGATRVVVGRGILEAASRTIARDHRGSLIVIVSDARVARLYGLSFARSLARRGANTLLLKFPAGERSKTRETKARLEDRLAAAEVGRDTVVVAVGGGVTGDLAGFLAATWHRGVPVVQVPTTSLAMLDAALGGKTGVDLPSGKNLVGAFHPPLALWADVAVLETLPARTYRAGLAEAVKAAAALDVALFRYLEANAARVLRREPGAIAHVVSRCLRTKAAIVAEDERDHGRRAILNFGHTAAHALEAASAYAIPHGEAVAIGLLAEARLAERKTGLPRAHADRIEALLGAFALPTRAPAGLSRRALAAAMRRDKKSRAGVPRCALPEALGRMPRGGDPTVAVDPLRELVPFLCRH, via the coding sequence CTGATCGACGCGTTCCGCTCCGGGGCCACGCGCGTCGTCGTCGGACGGGGCATCCTCGAGGCCGCGTCCCGCACGATCGCACGCGATCACCGCGGGAGCCTGATCGTCATCGTCTCGGACGCGCGCGTGGCCCGCCTCTACGGACTGAGTTTCGCGCGCTCGCTCGCTCGCCGCGGCGCAAACACGCTCCTGCTCAAGTTCCCGGCGGGGGAGCGCTCAAAGACGCGCGAGACGAAGGCGCGCCTCGAGGACCGGCTCGCGGCGGCCGAGGTCGGACGCGACACGGTCGTCGTCGCGGTCGGCGGCGGGGTCACCGGGGATCTCGCCGGTTTCCTCGCCGCGACCTGGCACCGGGGCGTGCCGGTCGTCCAGGTGCCGACGACATCGCTCGCGATGCTCGACGCCGCGCTCGGCGGCAAGACCGGTGTCGACCTTCCGTCCGGCAAGAACCTCGTGGGCGCCTTCCATCCGCCGCTCGCCCTATGGGCGGACGTCGCGGTGCTCGAGACGCTGCCGGCGCGCACTTACCGCGCCGGGCTCGCCGAGGCGGTGAAGGCGGCCGCGGCGCTCGACGTCGCACTCTTCCGCTACCTCGAGGCGAACGCGGCGCGTGTGCTGCGACGCGAGCCCGGAGCGATCGCGCACGTCGTGTCGCGATGCCTGCGCACGAAGGCCGCCATCGTCGCCGAGGACGAGCGCGACCACGGACGCCGCGCGATCCTCAACTTCGGCCACACGGCGGCTCATGCCCTGGAGGCGGCGTCGGCGTACGCGATCCCGCACGGAGAGGCGGTCGCGATCGGCCTCCTGGCGGAGGCACGCTTGGCCGAGAGGAAGACCGGGCTCCCTCGCGCGCATGCCGACCGGATCGAGGCGCTCCTCGGCGCCTTCGCGCTCCCGACGAGGGCGCCGGCCGGACTCTCGCGGCGGGCGCTCGCGGCGGCGATGCGCCGCGACAAGAAGTCCAGAGCCGGAGTCCCGCGGTGCGCGCTCCCCGAGGCGCTGGGCCGGATGCCCCGGGGCGGCGATCCGACGGTCGCCGTCGATCCACTGCGGGAACTCGTGCCTTTCCTGTGCCGTCATTGA
- the atpF gene encoding F0F1 ATP synthase subunit B, translating to MSARLLTLPILLAATALPVAAEEGEHAAAGASALITPEIGLMFWTLVTFVILLVLLGKFAWKPIMDAMNAREAGIKGDLDRARGDREEAERLLVEHRALIDQARRERAEAVEAGRKDAERLKGEILDEARKQKDQLVQQAQTQIEAGLRQARGELKSVAADLAIQVAGKLIGSNLDDATQRRLVEDYLADLERLGASGSERPH from the coding sequence ATGTCCGCAAGGCTGCTGACCCTGCCGATTCTCCTCGCCGCGACGGCGCTGCCGGTTGCGGCCGAGGAAGGCGAGCATGCCGCCGCGGGAGCGTCCGCGCTGATCACGCCCGAGATCGGGCTGATGTTCTGGACGCTCGTCACGTTCGTGATCCTGCTCGTCCTCCTCGGGAAGTTCGCGTGGAAGCCGATCATGGACGCGATGAACGCCCGCGAGGCCGGGATCAAGGGCGATCTCGACCGCGCGCGCGGCGACCGCGAAGAGGCCGAGCGCCTCCTCGTCGAGCACCGTGCGCTCATCGACCAGGCGCGCCGCGAGCGCGCCGAGGCGGTCGAGGCCGGGCGCAAGGACGCGGAGCGCCTGAAGGGCGAGATCCTGGACGAGGCGCGCAAACAGAAAGACCAGCTCGTCCAGCAAGCGCAGACCCAGATCGAGGCCGGCCTGCGCCAGGCCCGCGGCGAGCTGAAGAGCGTCGCGGCCGATCTCGCCATCCAAGTCGCCGGGAAGCTCATCGGCTCGAACCTTGACGATGCGACCCAGCGGCGCCTCGTCGAGGACTATCTCGCCGATCTCGAGCGCCTCGGCGCGAGCGGGTCCGAGCGGCCCCACTGA
- the atpE gene encoding ATP synthase F0 subunit C yields the protein MDPKGLAFLGAGLGAGLALIGAGMGIGRLAGSAMDGIARQPQSAGTIQTAMLIAAGLIEGAALFALVICFLLAGK from the coding sequence ATGGATCCGAAGGGTCTTGCGTTCTTGGGAGCTGGTTTGGGGGCGGGTCTCGCGCTGATCGGCGCCGGCATGGGAATCGGCCGGCTGGCCGGCTCCGCGATGGACGGTATCGCGCGCCAGCCGCAATCGGCGGGCACGATCCAGACCGCGATGCTGATCGCGGCGGGCCTCATCGAGGGCGCCGCGCTCTTCGCGCTGGTCATCTGCTTCCTCCTCGCCGGCAAGTAG
- the atpB gene encoding F0F1 ATP synthase subunit A, with product MSEPVTQAAAGAKEAGFNVSDLIMHHITDSRSIEIPFTSREIHLPPIHIAGVDLSITKHVVMLWIAGGVLFALATIAARGVSDPVPTGWRNAFELLIKYIRDEIVRKAIGHDADRYVGYLLTCFFFIWTCNLLGLIPGMSTPTSNVGVTAMLAIVAFVVIQVAGMIKFGVLHHLKNIVPGGLPIWLYPIMIPVEILSLFTKPFALCIRLFANMIAGHVVIIGLISLIFILQSGWAATVSVPFTLFIFVLELLVCFIQAFIFTTLVATFIGMSVHPAH from the coding sequence ATGAGCGAGCCGGTCACGCAGGCGGCAGCGGGTGCGAAGGAGGCGGGATTCAACGTCTCCGACCTGATCATGCACCACATCACCGACAGCCGCTCGATCGAGATCCCGTTCACGAGCCGCGAGATCCATCTGCCGCCGATCCACATCGCCGGCGTCGATTTGTCGATCACGAAGCACGTCGTGATGTTGTGGATCGCGGGGGGCGTTCTCTTCGCGCTGGCGACCATCGCCGCGCGCGGCGTCTCGGATCCCGTTCCCACCGGGTGGCGGAACGCATTCGAACTCCTCATCAAGTACATTCGCGACGAGATCGTGCGGAAGGCGATCGGCCACGACGCCGACCGTTACGTCGGGTATCTGTTGACCTGCTTCTTCTTCATATGGACCTGCAATCTCCTCGGCTTGATCCCGGGCATGTCGACGCCGACCAGCAACGTCGGAGTCACGGCGATGCTCGCCATCGTCGCCTTCGTCGTGATCCAGGTCGCCGGCATGATCAAGTTCGGCGTGCTCCATCACCTCAAGAACATCGTGCCCGGCGGACTCCCGATCTGGCTCTACCCGATCATGATCCCGGTCGAGATCCTGAGCCTGTTCACGAAGCCGTTTGCGCTGTGCATCCGTCTCTTCGCGAACATGATTGCGGGACACGTCGTCATCATCGGGCTCATCTCGCTCATCTTCATCCTGCAGTCCGGCTGGGCGGCGACGGTCTCCGTTCCGTTCACCCTGTTCATCTTCGTGCTGGAGCTACTGGTCTGCTTCATCCAGGCCTTCATCTTCACGACGCTCGTGGCGACGTTCATCGGCATGTCGGTCCATCCGGCGCACTGA
- a CDS encoding AtpZ/AtpI family protein — MRRPEGPSPLEFAGLGFELVVPLMVGLFGGQWLDRRFGTTPWLVLTGALLGAAAGMLNLYRRVVPPKGPGPGGSA; from the coding sequence TTGCGGCGACCCGAAGGACCTTCGCCCCTTGAGTTTGCCGGGCTCGGGTTCGAGCTCGTGGTGCCGCTCATGGTCGGCCTCTTCGGCGGCCAGTGGCTGGACCGTCGATTCGGGACGACGCCTTGGCTCGTCCTCACCGGCGCGCTACTCGGCGCCGCGGCGGGCATGTTGAATCTGTACCGGCGGGTCGTCCCGCCGAAGGGACCGGGGCCGGGGGGATCGGCGTGA